Proteins from a genomic interval of Chryseobacterium indologenes:
- a CDS encoding BtrH N-terminal domain-containing protein — MIIENVKPFDGQHCETTATGTLLQQIGIELSEPMLFGLGEGLGFIYWNMKTMDFPFIGGRIKTDLLTQNIAGNLHLTLTVKETSSPQKAWLAVKEILDQGQAVGLKMDCYHLEYFTNPFHFAGHYAAIYGYDSQNAFLVDTRQQGGTVQTSLESLALARAEKGPMASKNLYYTLYKTDENFDLKKAITTAIKNNATEYLNPPITNISYKGILKTSHEIIKWFKTSKNVQEEFRLSAMMMEKAGTGGALFRNLYRDFLRESYELLKIEQLQTGYEGFSEIANLWTSVASLFEKASETKDIQYVQEASDILKTLSDKEKKIMEILATIADS; from the coding sequence ATGATTATTGAAAATGTAAAACCCTTTGACGGACAGCACTGTGAAACCACAGCAACGGGTACTTTGCTACAACAGATAGGAATTGAACTTTCAGAGCCCATGTTGTTTGGGTTGGGTGAAGGACTCGGCTTCATCTACTGGAATATGAAAACAATGGATTTTCCGTTTATTGGAGGAAGAATAAAGACCGACTTGCTGACCCAAAATATAGCCGGAAATTTACACCTAACCTTAACTGTTAAAGAAACTTCTTCTCCTCAAAAAGCCTGGCTTGCCGTAAAAGAAATCCTCGACCAGGGACAGGCTGTCGGCTTAAAAATGGACTGTTATCACCTTGAATATTTTACAAATCCCTTCCATTTTGCAGGACATTATGCTGCCATCTATGGCTACGATTCACAAAATGCTTTCCTTGTGGATACCAGACAACAAGGCGGAACGGTACAAACCTCTTTAGAAAGTCTTGCGTTGGCCCGTGCTGAAAAGGGACCTATGGCTTCTAAAAATCTGTACTATACGTTATACAAAACGGATGAAAATTTCGATTTAAAAAAAGCAATAACAACCGCAATTAAAAATAACGCCACAGAATACCTGAACCCGCCTATTACAAATATTTCATATAAAGGCATTTTGAAAACAAGTCATGAAATTATCAAATGGTTTAAGACAAGTAAAAATGTTCAGGAAGAGTTCAGACTGTCAGCGATGATGATGGAGAAAGCAGGGACAGGAGGAGCTTTGTTCAGAAATTTATATCGTGATTTCCTTCGAGAAAGCTATGAGCTACTCAAGATTGAACAATTACAAACAGGATATGAAGGATTTTCGGAAATTGCAAATCTCTGGACTTCTGTAGCCAGTTTATTTGAGAAAGCAAGTGAAACGAAAGATATTCAGTACGTTCAAGAGGCATCGGATATTTTGAAAACCCTTTCAGATAAAGAAAAAAAGATAATGGAAATATTAGCAACCATAGCCGATTCTTAG
- a CDS encoding efflux transporter outer membrane subunit codes for MKSLLNIIKGITFSVFILGAISSCMARKEYERPKNVVDEKLYRTDNLPSDSTSIANISWKEIFTDPILQGHISKALENNLDIRIALESINSAEAYLKQSKAAYQPTLSIGPNYTFQTQSINTQFGQIIGERRYVNQFDITASLGWEADIWGKLRAQEKAQLATYLGTVAAHKAVKSSLVSSIASAYYQLLTFDAQKRIISETIAVREKNLETTKALKVSGTVTEVAVQQSEALVFNAKSLLIDIDTQIQLLENTMSLLMGVPSQTIARSTLEGQNIPIDLKLGYPAQLLANRPDVMRAEFNLMNAFELTNAAKAQFYPTLKLTGTGGVQSVDIDHLFSVNSLFANVVAGLAQPILNKRQIKTNYDVSLANQETAYLNFRKTVLTAGKEVSDAIRVFSVQDSFIELKEKELGAYKKSVDYSQELVNYGMANYLEVLNASVNSLNAELNISNARYSKMKAAVELYQALGGGWK; via the coding sequence ATGGCCAGAAAAGAATATGAAAGACCAAAGAATGTTGTTGACGAAAAGCTTTACCGTACTGATAATCTTCCTTCAGACAGTACAAGTATTGCCAATATCTCCTGGAAAGAAATTTTCACAGATCCGATCCTTCAGGGACATATCTCCAAAGCTTTGGAGAATAACCTGGATATCAGGATTGCGCTGGAGAGTATTAATTCTGCGGAAGCATATCTGAAACAGAGTAAGGCAGCGTATCAGCCGACACTTTCTATTGGCCCCAACTATACTTTCCAGACCCAGTCTATCAATACCCAGTTTGGGCAGATCATTGGGGAAAGACGGTACGTAAACCAGTTTGACATTACAGCCAGTCTGGGTTGGGAAGCGGATATCTGGGGTAAGCTAAGGGCACAGGAAAAAGCCCAGCTCGCAACATATCTTGGAACTGTTGCTGCGCACAAAGCGGTTAAAAGCAGTCTGGTTTCTTCCATTGCTTCTGCGTATTATCAGTTACTGACTTTCGATGCGCAGAAAAGAATTATTTCAGAAACAATTGCCGTTCGTGAAAAAAACTTAGAAACCACTAAAGCGTTAAAAGTCTCGGGAACAGTGACGGAAGTAGCCGTACAACAAAGTGAAGCACTTGTGTTCAATGCAAAATCTTTACTGATCGACATTGATACACAGATTCAGTTGCTTGAAAATACGATGAGCCTTTTAATGGGCGTACCGTCTCAGACTATTGCAAGATCTACCTTAGAAGGTCAGAATATTCCGATTGATTTAAAATTAGGATATCCTGCTCAATTACTGGCCAACCGTCCTGATGTCATGAGAGCAGAATTTAACCTGATGAATGCTTTTGAACTGACTAACGCGGCGAAAGCTCAGTTTTATCCTACTTTAAAGCTGACGGGAACGGGAGGGGTACAATCTGTGGATATTGATCACCTTTTCAGTGTGAATTCATTATTTGCCAATGTTGTAGCCGGATTGGCCCAACCGATTTTAAATAAGAGACAAATCAAGACCAACTATGATGTGAGTCTTGCCAATCAGGAAACGGCTTATTTAAATTTCAGGAAAACAGTTCTTACTGCAGGGAAAGAGGTTTCTGATGCCATCAGAGTATTTTCGGTGCAGGATTCATTTATTGAATTAAAAGAAAAGGAACTTGGCGCTTATAAAAAGTCCGTAGACTATTCTCAGGAATTGGTTAATTACGGAATGGCTAATTACCTTGAAGTGCTCAATGCAAGTGTGAATTCACTGAATGCAGAACTTAATATTTCTAATGCAAGATACAGCAAAATGAAAGCTGCCGTTGAGCTTTATCAGGCTCTTGGAGGAGGCTGGAAATAG